The following proteins are co-located in the Acidobacteriota bacterium genome:
- a CDS encoding AI-2E family transporter, whose translation MAQEPDRDSHPPTSSPDPAPQMNHPLRGPLLLFTVVLGFTLIYFMQELLRPIFLAVLLNFLLRGPVGWLEKLKIPRSVGAAVALAAIGCLLVVGLAQLTEPANRWMQRLPRTANQLERDLRELRKPVEDMGRAAEQVQDMVDMDQGSKDQTVKVREESAGQTVFRRLRLLASNLLLVLFILYLLLVFGDDIVQRSIQQLARPHSRRRAKLIANGIEQDISTYLLTISAINACLGVLVGVVAYGVGLPSPWLWGTMAALLNFVPYVGAAVGVAIIALVAYTSVEPLSRALLAPGLYALLTTLEGMLITPVTVGSRFSLNPLIVFLWLLLWGWMWGITGALIAIPLLTMIKVLADQIPSWRPVGAIMAGSRSKRRDKSKS comes from the coding sequence ATGGCTCAAGAGCCTGATCGCGACAGCCACCCGCCGACGAGCTCCCCCGATCCTGCTCCGCAGATGAATCATCCCCTTCGCGGACCGCTGCTCCTGTTCACCGTGGTTCTCGGCTTCACCCTCATCTACTTCATGCAGGAGCTGCTGAGGCCGATCTTCTTGGCGGTGTTGCTCAACTTCCTGCTGCGAGGTCCGGTGGGCTGGCTCGAGAAGCTCAAGATCCCACGGTCCGTGGGAGCCGCGGTGGCCCTTGCCGCCATCGGCTGTCTCCTCGTGGTGGGCCTGGCCCAGCTCACCGAGCCCGCCAACCGGTGGATGCAACGCCTGCCCCGCACCGCCAACCAGCTGGAGCGGGACCTGCGGGAGCTGCGCAAGCCGGTGGAAGATATGGGCCGAGCCGCCGAGCAGGTCCAGGACATGGTGGACATGGACCAGGGCAGCAAGGACCAGACGGTAAAGGTGCGGGAGGAATCCGCCGGTCAAACCGTCTTCCGTCGGCTGCGGCTGCTCGCCAGCAATCTGCTGCTGGTGCTCTTCATTCTCTACCTGCTGCTGGTCTTCGGCGACGATATCGTGCAACGCAGCATCCAGCAGCTGGCACGGCCACACAGTCGGCGGCGGGCCAAGCTCATCGCCAACGGCATCGAGCAGGACATCTCCACCTATCTGCTGACCATTTCGGCGATCAACGCCTGTCTGGGGGTATTGGTGGGAGTGGTGGCCTACGGAGTCGGGCTCCCCAGCCCGTGGCTGTGGGGCACCATGGCGGCGCTGCTCAACTTCGTTCCCTATGTGGGGGCCGCGGTGGGCGTGGCCATCATCGCCCTGGTGGCCTACACCAGTGTCGAGCCTCTGTCCCGAGCCCTGCTGGCCCCGGGCCTCTATGCCCTCCTGACCACGCTGGAAGGCATGTTGATCACCCCAGTGACCGTTGGCAGCCGTTTCTCCCTGAACCCCCTCATCGTCTTTCTATGGCTTCTCCTCTGGGGCTGGATGTGGGGTATTACCGGCGCCCTCATCGCCATCCCTCTTCTCACCATGATCAAAGTGCTGGCGGATCAGATTCCCAGCTGGAGACCGGTGGGGGCGATCATGGCCGGGTCCAGGAGCAAGCGACGAGACAAGAGCAAGAGCTGA
- a CDS encoding bacterial transcriptional activator domain-containing protein encodes MIRLRAWPGAGRRLVLRELARGVGYQVPPTVLADGPALARSLEQARAAGARFLVCRRPPSTVSPRALDHLPLGLPLLLPVPMDPPISETPSGVSMEGEAVHPAEWLLEAEEVADLWQAVAGTNLDLATAETWRAATDGWYLPLRLAAEAFSTARSAKHSGPAPVSSELVRLPALDAFLSYDVLGPSLEASAGEAGSALGWSPEDPRLEGFRLLDRESGAKRLPVLLRAFLERSQDSSPPGGAPDSEGAVSPASATRPIPSPATTVAPVGAVAAAGESSEPLYQVFLFGDAQVLLSPPQGEPREVSWTLNRGLSLFAYLASTPGRRAGKEELTEALFAGEGSEAIRRNFHPTLSYLRRDLGGGRDSSLKPVVYRSGGYELNPDYRWRIDLDAFEAHREAGIELRRAGDPTGAAEHFAAAWRFYRGVFLQGVYDPWAARRREELYRAYLILLRDVGEVRSELGDLERALDAYRAVLIEDPLEEAVQTEVMRIYAAQGRRDLVRRQYDRLSVLLLDELGVEPLPETTAVYHRLMA; translated from the coding sequence GTGATTCGCCTGCGGGCGTGGCCCGGTGCCGGTCGCCGGCTGGTGCTGCGGGAGCTGGCACGGGGGGTGGGCTACCAAGTGCCGCCGACGGTACTGGCGGATGGTCCAGCCCTGGCTCGCAGTCTCGAGCAGGCGCGGGCAGCGGGAGCTCGCTTCCTCGTCTGTCGCCGGCCGCCGAGCACCGTCTCCCCCCGGGCCCTCGATCATCTGCCGTTGGGCTTGCCACTGCTCCTGCCGGTTCCGATGGATCCGCCGATCTCCGAGACGCCCTCGGGGGTCTCGATGGAAGGCGAGGCGGTGCACCCGGCGGAGTGGTTGCTGGAGGCCGAGGAGGTGGCGGACCTCTGGCAGGCGGTGGCGGGGACCAACCTCGATCTGGCCACCGCGGAGACCTGGCGTGCCGCCACGGACGGCTGGTATCTGCCCCTGCGTCTGGCCGCCGAAGCCTTCAGTACCGCCCGCAGCGCTAAGCACTCCGGGCCGGCCCCGGTCTCTTCGGAGCTGGTTCGGCTACCGGCGCTGGATGCCTTCCTCAGCTATGACGTATTGGGCCCGTCGTTGGAGGCTTCGGCGGGGGAGGCGGGTTCTGCCCTCGGCTGGTCACCCGAGGATCCGCGGCTAGAAGGCTTTCGGCTCCTGGATCGGGAGAGCGGCGCCAAGCGTCTACCGGTGCTGCTTCGAGCGTTCCTGGAACGGTCCCAGGACTCGTCGCCGCCCGGCGGGGCGCCGGATTCTGAAGGCGCCGTTTCGCCGGCTTCGGCGACGCGCCCCATCCCATCGCCGGCAACGACAGTCGCGCCCGTCGGAGCGGTGGCCGCTGCCGGCGAAAGCAGCGAACCGCTCTACCAGGTCTTCTTATTCGGCGATGCCCAGGTCCTGCTGAGCCCGCCCCAGGGAGAACCAAGGGAGGTTTCCTGGACCCTCAACCGCGGGCTCAGCCTCTTCGCTTACCTGGCTTCGACACCGGGGCGGCGCGCGGGCAAGGAAGAGCTCACCGAAGCTCTCTTCGCCGGCGAGGGCTCCGAGGCCATCCGGCGCAATTTCCATCCCACCCTCAGCTATCTGCGCCGGGATCTAGGCGGGGGGCGAGACTCCTCGCTCAAGCCGGTGGTCTACCGCAGCGGCGGCTACGAGCTCAACCCGGACTATCGTTGGCGCATTGATCTGGACGCCTTCGAGGCTCACCGGGAGGCGGGCATCGAGCTGCGACGGGCCGGTGATCCCACAGGTGCCGCCGAGCATTTCGCGGCGGCCTGGCGCTTCTATCGCGGCGTGTTTCTCCAGGGTGTGTACGATCCCTGGGCGGCCCGGCGACGGGAGGAACTCTATCGGGCCTACCTGATCCTGCTGCGGGATGTGGGAGAGGTGCGCTCGGAGCTGGGGGACCTGGAACGAGCCCTGGATGCTTATCGGGCCGTGCTCATCGAGGATCCCCTGGAGGAGGCCGTGCAGACCGAGGTCATGCGCATCTACGCCGCCCAGGGCCGCCGAGACCTGGTGCGCCGCCAATACGACCGGCTGAGCGTTCTGCTCCTGGACGAGCTCGGGGTCGAGCCGCTGCCCGAGACCACCGCCGTCTATCACCGGCTAATGGCTTGA
- a CDS encoding uracil-DNA glycosylase, which produces MSAKKSSPDAGPGTPPGSEAGTDDLDPLLQYLGDVGYGELYLQSRESAVARPTAGEASSAPAHRQGSGQAARKETGPSTGQPGQTGQSSQSGQAGQLEQAAPPASPTDSSASSSSEPPAEAPTAEAGEAADSGDPVERLRILAQEASTCTRCGLAEGRTHVVFGTGDPQAQLMFIGEGPGYHEDQQGEPFVGAAGQLLNRIIQAIELRREQVYIANIVKCRPPRNRDPKPDEVSACIGYLEQQIRLIRPKVIVALGRVAAQTLLGTDLSLGRMRGQWFDYLGCQLRVTYHPAALLRNQSLKRPTWEDMQVVQTRLRES; this is translated from the coding sequence ATGAGCGCCAAGAAGTCCTCACCTGACGCCGGTCCCGGGACTCCTCCCGGCTCCGAGGCCGGCACCGACGATCTCGACCCCCTGCTCCAATACCTGGGCGACGTCGGCTACGGCGAGCTCTATTTGCAGTCCCGGGAGTCGGCAGTAGCGCGCCCAACCGCCGGCGAGGCCTCGAGCGCCCCCGCGCACCGGCAGGGTTCCGGACAAGCTGCTCGGAAGGAGACTGGACCGTCCACCGGCCAGCCTGGGCAGACGGGGCAGAGCAGCCAGAGCGGACAGGCCGGGCAGCTCGAGCAGGCTGCGCCTCCCGCCTCTCCCACAGATTCTTCTGCTAGCTCTTCGAGTGAGCCTCCTGCCGAAGCCCCGACTGCCGAAGCGGGAGAGGCCGCTGACTCCGGAGATCCCGTGGAACGGCTCCGCATCCTCGCTCAGGAGGCTTCCACCTGCACCCGCTGTGGCCTCGCCGAGGGTCGTACCCACGTGGTCTTCGGCACCGGGGATCCCCAGGCCCAGCTGATGTTCATCGGAGAGGGGCCCGGTTACCACGAGGACCAACAAGGTGAGCCCTTCGTGGGAGCAGCGGGCCAGTTGCTCAACCGCATCATCCAGGCCATCGAGCTGCGCCGGGAGCAGGTCTACATCGCCAACATCGTCAAATGCCGGCCGCCGCGCAATCGCGACCCCAAGCCCGACGAGGTCTCGGCTTGCATCGGCTACTTGGAGCAGCAGATTCGGCTCATCCGGCCGAAGGTCATCGTCGCCCTGGGACGGGTGGCGGCCCAGACGCTGCTGGGCACCGACCTGTCCCTGGGACGGATGCGGGGCCAGTGGTTCGACTATTTGGGCTGCCAGCTGCGGGTGACCTACCACCCGGCGGCGTTGCTGCGCAATCAAAGCCTCAAGCGACCCACCTGGGAGGATATGCAGGTGGTGCAGACCCGGCTGCGGGAGTCGTGA